The Vescimonas coprocola genome includes a window with the following:
- a CDS encoding phospholipase D-like domain-containing protein, whose amino-acid sequence MKNVIFKGIKALAILFVLYILISLIVPPIFQKEPIELEGAEFAGTGVTERVLCIDDNREALIWRLRLIDRAENEIILSTFDFRVDNSGKDMIAALNEAAERGVNIKILVDGISGDMYLRCNRLIGALAANTNVQIKLYNPINLMTPWKINYRLHDKYLIVDGKQYLLGGRNTNDLFLGEYKDKEDRNIDREVLVCSDGTNSSTEALTAYFAKIWDLPCNKEISGNRRNLQKAQETLRTHYTELQGSYAEAYLPVDLERETLEAKSITLLSNPTSPENKAPVLWEQLSGIMKNGESILIETPYIICNNGMYETLAGFCEGGRRVQIMTNAIESGANPFGCTDYLNEKKNILATGSEVFEVSCGQSLHTKTILVDDHISMIGSYNLDLRSTYLDTELMLVIDCPELNQCLRENASVKAEQSRHVLPDGTENEGPDFQGEMPFYKKAGYFLLRLLTGLFRYLL is encoded by the coding sequence CCGGTACAGGTGTGACAGAACGGGTTCTGTGTATTGACGATAACCGTGAAGCGCTTATCTGGCGTCTTCGACTGATAGACAGGGCCGAAAACGAGATCATTCTGTCAACATTCGATTTTCGGGTGGATAACAGCGGGAAAGATATGATAGCGGCCTTGAATGAGGCTGCCGAGCGTGGGGTGAATATCAAAATACTCGTTGACGGAATTTCCGGAGATATGTATTTGCGCTGCAACAGGCTGATCGGTGCATTGGCGGCTAATACGAATGTACAAATCAAGCTGTATAACCCCATCAATCTTATGACTCCTTGGAAAATCAATTACCGCCTGCACGACAAATACCTGATCGTGGATGGAAAGCAATACCTATTAGGCGGAAGAAACACAAACGATTTGTTCCTCGGAGAATATAAGGACAAGGAAGACCGCAACATTGACAGAGAAGTTTTGGTCTGCTCTGATGGGACGAACAGCTCGACCGAGGCCTTGACAGCATATTTTGCGAAGATATGGGATTTGCCCTGTAACAAGGAAATCTCCGGCAACCGGAGAAACCTCCAAAAGGCACAGGAAACGCTCCGAACGCATTATACAGAACTACAGGGATCGTATGCCGAGGCTTATTTGCCGGTGGATTTGGAAAGAGAGACGCTGGAAGCCAAAAGTATCACACTTCTCTCCAACCCAACCTCGCCGGAAAACAAAGCACCTGTACTCTGGGAGCAATTGAGCGGCATCATGAAGAACGGCGAAAGCATTTTGATTGAGACTCCTTATATTATCTGCAATAACGGTATGTATGAAACACTGGCAGGCTTCTGTGAGGGCGGTCGCCGGGTCCAAATCATGACCAATGCCATTGAAAGCGGAGCAAACCCCTTTGGCTGCACAGACTACCTGAACGAGAAGAAAAACATTCTTGCAACCGGCAGTGAGGTCTTTGAAGTGTCCTGCGGGCAGTCCCTGCATACCAAAACGATTTTGGTGGACGATCACATCAGTATGATCGGCTCCTATAATCTTGACCTGAGAAGCACCTATCTGGACACGGAGCTCATGCTGGTGATCGACTGCCCGGAGCTGAATCAATGCCTACGGGAAAACGCATCTGTCAAGGCAGAGCAAAGCAGACATGTGCTGCCCGATGGAACAGAGAACGAAGGGCCGGATTTTCAAGGAGAAATGCCGTTTTATAAGAAAGCCGGTTATTTCCTTTTACGACTCCTCACCGGCCTCTTCCGGTATCTGTTGTGA